A stretch of the Streptomyces venezuelae genome encodes the following:
- the alaS gene encoding alanine--tRNA ligase, with protein MESAEIRRRWLSFFEERGHTVVPSASLIADDPTLLLVPAGMVPFKPYFLGETKPPAPRLTSVQKCVRTPDIEEVGKTTRHGTFFQMCGNFSFGDYFKEGAIKLAWELLTAPRDKGGYGLEPEKLWITVYLDDDEAERIWHEVVGVPKERIQRLGKKDNFWSMGVPGPCGPCSEINYDRGPEFGVEGGPAVNDERYVEIWNLVFMQYERGAGDGKEDFPILGDLPSKNIDTGLGLERLAMILQGVQNMYETDTLRVVMDRATELTGVQYGAAQGTDVSLRVVADHIRTSTMLIGDGVTPGNEGRGYVLRRIMRRAIRNMRLMGATGPVVKDLVDVVIDTMGQQYPELITDRKRIETVALAEEAAFLKALKGGTNILDSAVTETKAAGGTVLSGEKAFLLHDTWGFPIDLTLEMAAEQGLAVDETGFRRLMQEQRDRAKADAKAKKTGHADVSAYRLIADNAGATEFIGYASNQGESTVVGLLVNGMPAPAASEGDEVEVVLDRTPFYAEGGGQLADQGRIKTDSGAVIEVRDVQQPVPGVSVHKGSVQVGEVTVGASAYAAIDVSRRRAIARAHSATHLTHQALRDALGPTAAQAGSENSPGRFRFDFGSPNAVPGSVLTDVEQKINDVLSRELEVTAEIMSIDEAKKQGAIAEFGEKYGEQVRVVTIGDFSKELCGGTHVSNTAHLGLVKLLGESSIGSGVRRVEALVGADAYNFLAKEHTVVAQLQELVKGRPEELPEKIATMLGKLKDAEKEIEKFRAEKVLQAAAGLAANAQDIRGVALVVGQVADGVGADDLRKLVLDVRGRLQGDRPAVVALFTTANDRPLTVIATNEAARERGLKAGDLVRTAAKTLGGGGGGKPDVAQGGGQNPAAIPEAISAVERLVVETA; from the coding sequence ATGGAGTCGGCTGAGATCCGCCGCCGCTGGCTGAGCTTCTTCGAGGAGCGCGGTCACACCGTCGTCCCTTCGGCGTCGCTCATCGCGGACGACCCGACTCTGCTGCTGGTGCCCGCCGGCATGGTGCCCTTCAAGCCCTACTTCCTGGGTGAGACCAAGCCCCCGGCCCCGCGTCTGACCAGCGTGCAGAAGTGCGTCCGCACCCCGGACATCGAAGAGGTCGGCAAGACCACCCGGCACGGCACGTTCTTCCAGATGTGCGGCAACTTCTCCTTCGGCGACTACTTCAAGGAAGGCGCCATCAAGCTCGCCTGGGAGCTGCTCACCGCGCCCCGGGACAAGGGCGGCTACGGCCTGGAGCCGGAGAAGCTCTGGATCACCGTCTACCTGGACGACGACGAGGCCGAGCGGATCTGGCACGAGGTCGTCGGCGTCCCCAAGGAGCGCATCCAGCGCCTGGGCAAGAAGGACAACTTCTGGTCCATGGGCGTCCCCGGCCCCTGCGGCCCCTGCTCCGAGATCAACTACGACCGCGGCCCCGAATTCGGCGTCGAAGGCGGCCCGGCCGTCAACGACGAGCGGTACGTGGAGATCTGGAACCTCGTCTTCATGCAGTACGAGCGGGGTGCCGGCGACGGCAAGGAGGACTTCCCGATCCTCGGCGACCTGCCGTCCAAGAACATCGACACCGGCCTCGGCCTCGAGCGCCTCGCGATGATCCTGCAGGGCGTGCAGAACATGTACGAGACCGACACCCTGCGCGTGGTCATGGACCGGGCCACCGAGCTGACCGGCGTGCAGTACGGCGCCGCCCAGGGCACCGACGTCTCGCTGCGCGTGGTCGCCGACCACATCCGCACCTCCACCATGCTCATCGGCGACGGCGTCACCCCCGGCAACGAGGGCCGCGGCTACGTGCTGCGCCGCATCATGCGCCGCGCCATCCGCAACATGCGCCTGATGGGCGCCACCGGCCCGGTCGTCAAGGACCTGGTCGACGTCGTGATCGACACCATGGGGCAGCAGTACCCGGAGCTGATCACCGACCGCAAGCGCATCGAGACCGTCGCCCTCGCCGAAGAGGCCGCCTTCCTGAAGGCCCTCAAGGGCGGTACCAACATCCTCGACAGCGCCGTGACCGAGACCAAGGCCGCCGGCGGCACGGTCCTCTCCGGTGAGAAGGCCTTCCTGCTCCACGACACCTGGGGCTTCCCGATCGACCTCACCCTGGAGATGGCCGCCGAGCAGGGCCTCGCCGTGGACGAGACCGGCTTCCGCCGCCTGATGCAGGAGCAGCGCGACCGGGCCAAGGCCGACGCCAAGGCCAAGAAGACCGGCCACGCCGACGTCTCCGCCTACCGCCTGATCGCCGACAACGCCGGCGCCACCGAGTTCATCGGATACGCCTCCAACCAGGGCGAGTCCACGGTGGTCGGCCTGCTGGTCAACGGCATGCCCGCGCCCGCCGCCTCCGAGGGCGACGAGGTCGAGGTCGTCCTCGACCGCACCCCGTTCTACGCCGAGGGCGGCGGCCAGCTCGCCGACCAGGGCCGGATCAAGACCGACTCCGGTGCCGTCATCGAGGTCCGCGACGTCCAGCAGCCGGTCCCGGGTGTCTCCGTGCACAAGGGCTCGGTGCAGGTCGGCGAGGTGACGGTGGGCGCCTCCGCGTACGCCGCCATCGACGTCTCGCGCCGCCGGGCCATCGCCCGCGCCCACTCGGCCACGCACCTGACCCACCAGGCGCTGCGCGACGCCCTCGGCCCGACCGCCGCCCAGGCCGGCTCCGAGAACAGCCCCGGCCGCTTCCGCTTCGACTTCGGCTCGCCGAACGCCGTCCCCGGCTCGGTCCTCACCGATGTCGAGCAGAAGATCAACGACGTGCTCTCCCGCGAGCTCGAGGTCACCGCCGAGATCATGAGCATCGACGAGGCGAAGAAGCAGGGCGCCATCGCCGAGTTCGGCGAGAAGTACGGCGAGCAGGTCCGCGTCGTCACCATCGGCGACTTCTCCAAGGAGCTGTGCGGCGGCACGCATGTCAGCAACACCGCCCACCTGGGTCTGGTGAAGCTGCTCGGCGAGTCCTCCATCGGCTCCGGCGTGCGCCGGGTCGAGGCCCTGGTCGGCGCCGACGCGTACAACTTCCTCGCCAAGGAGCACACGGTCGTCGCCCAGCTCCAGGAGCTGGTCAAGGGCCGTCCGGAGGAGCTGCCGGAGAAGATCGCCACCATGCTCGGCAAGCTGAAGGACGCCGAGAAGGAGATCGAGAAGTTCCGCGCGGAGAAGGTCCTCCAGGCCGCCGCCGGTCTCGCCGCCAACGCTCAGGACATCCGCGGGGTCGCGCTGGTCGTCGGCCAGGTCGCCGACGGTGTGGGCGCCGACGACCTGCGCAAGCTGGTCCTCGACGTCCGTGGCCGCCTCCAGGGCGACCGCCCGGCCGTCGTGGCCCTGTTCACCACGGCCAACGACCGCCCGCTGACCGTCATCGCCACCAACGAGGCCGCCCGCGAGCGCGGTCTCAAGGCCGGTGACCTGGTTCGTACCGCCGCCAAGACCCTCGGCGGCGGCGGTGGCGGCAAGCCCGACGTGGCCCAGGGCGGCGGCCAGAACCCGGCCGCCATCCCGGAGGCCATCAGCGCCGTCGAGCGTCTCGTCGTGGAAACGGCGTGA
- the ruvX gene encoding Holliday junction resolvase RuvX — MPPLRRGRRLAIDVGDARIGVASCDPDGVLATPVETVPGRDIPFAHRRLRQLVEEYEPLEVVVGLPRSLSGREGPAAAKVRAFATELARGIKPVTVRLVDERMTTVTAAQGLRASGKNAKKGRAVIDQAAAVIILQNALETERVSGNPPGECVEVVI, encoded by the coding sequence ATGCCTCCGCTGCGCCGTGGCCGACGCCTTGCGATCGATGTCGGTGACGCCCGGATCGGGGTCGCCTCGTGCGACCCCGACGGTGTGTTGGCCACACCGGTGGAAACCGTGCCGGGGCGGGACATCCCGTTCGCACACCGCCGGTTGCGCCAGCTGGTGGAGGAGTACGAGCCGCTCGAGGTGGTGGTCGGCCTGCCCCGCTCGCTCAGCGGGCGGGAGGGGCCGGCCGCGGCCAAGGTCCGTGCCTTCGCCACCGAACTCGCCCGGGGCATCAAGCCGGTGACGGTCCGTCTGGTGGACGAGCGGATGACCACGGTCACCGCGGCCCAGGGTCTGCGGGCCTCGGGCAAGAACGCCAAGAAGGGGCGCGCCGTCATCGATCAGGCCGCCGCTGTGATCATCCTTCAGAACGCTCTTGAGACCGAACGGGTATCGGGTAATCCGCCCGGCGAGTGCGTCGAAGTGGTCATCTGA